The Hemiscyllium ocellatum isolate sHemOce1 chromosome 22, sHemOce1.pat.X.cur, whole genome shotgun sequence genome includes a region encoding these proteins:
- the LOC132826435 gene encoding interferon-induced protein with tetratricopeptide repeats 5-like: MSNTWKDSWKPKLDQLQCHFTWTPQKENIDLDDMKHRLEDLIEAGVKCQAMSYNHLAFIHCLLGNCEEAIQNLKEAERILRERHEDGFEKRILVTYGNYAWVYYHMDRLEEAQSYLDKLETVCKLFPEASRFTAMIPEVYGEKGWSLLMSSRKYYEESKECFKKALEEDPDNTEWIVGYATVLSRLEVFSGTTAHHQPRESVKWFRRVLELDPDDSVSMVLLALKLQELKQKEEACALVERALQKSPDLLYVLRYAAKFLRREGDLERSLELLIKGLKIAPESAFLHHQAGLCYKTKLMPLIKNPHHKKLPNLSSQQITKLINQCKHHFKKAIENRPLTFVIAKLDYAVICSLNKEYLKAEEIFSNLLKFEQIHPNDKQSVYLQAGLFEMHHKRSESNAIAHFLEGLKFKRDSLEWELCHKNLIKIATRQIDRNQTDSKAFGILGRVHQLTGEKRDAIECFEKALQIDCDNEEYISALLELRLSLQA; encoded by the coding sequence TAACACTTGGAAGGATTCCTGGAAACCAAAACTTGACCAGCTTCAATGTCACTTCACGTGGACTCCACAAAAAGAAAACATCGACTTGGATGATATGAAGCACAGATTAGAAGATTTAATAGAGGCTGGTGTGAAATGTCAAGCCATGTCTTACAACCATCTCGCTTTTATACACTGCCTGTTAGGAAACTGTGAAGAGGCAATTCAGAATTTAAAGGAAgctgaaaggattctgagggagagACATGAAGATGGATTTGAGAAGAGAATCTTGGTCACCTATGGAAACTATGCCTGGGTTTATTATCACATGGACCGACTGGAGGAGGCTCAGTCCTACCTCGACAAGCTGGAGACAGTCTGTAAACTATTTCCTGAAGCCTCTCGGTTTACAGCAATGATACCTGAGGTTTACGGGGAGAAGGGCTGGTCACTGTTGATGTCAAGCAGGAAGTATTATGAGGAATCAaaggaatgttttaaaaaggCTCTTGAGGAAGATCCTGATAACACGGAATGGATTGTCGGCTATGCCACTGTTCTATCTCGTCTGGAAGTGTTTTCTGGTACCACAGCGCATCATCAGCCCAGAGAATCAGTGAAGTGGTTTAGACGTGTGCTGGAGCTGGATCCTGATGACTCGGTATCCATGGTGCTGTTGGCTCTCAAACTTCAGGAGCTCAAACAAAAGGAGGAAGCATGCGCATTAGTGGAACGAGCTTTGCAGAAGTCCCCTGATCTTCTGTATGTGCTTCGATATGCAGCCAAATTTCTGAGGAGAGAAGGAGATTTGGAAAGGTCTTTGGAGCTGTTGATAAAAGGATTGAAAATTGCTCCAGAGTCTGCCTTCTTACATCACCAAGCAGGACTGTGTTACAAAACCAAACTAATGCCACTGATCAAAAACCCACACCACAAGAAGCTTCCCAATCTTAGTTCACAACAGATCACCAAATTGATCAATCAGTGCAAGCATCACTTCAAAAAGGCAATTGAGAATCGCCCTTTAACATTTGTAATTGCAAAGTTGGATTATGCAGTAATATGCTCATTAAATAAAGAATATCTCAAAGCAGAAGAGATCTTCAGCAACCTACTGAAGTTCGAGCAGATACACCCTAATGATAAACAATCAGTATACTTACAGGCTGGGTTATTTGAAATGCATCACAAAAGATCAGAATCAAATGCCATTGCTCATTTTCTGGAAGGACTTAAATTCAAACGTGACTCATTGGAATGGGAATTATGTCACAAAAACTTGATCAAGATTGCAACCAGACAAATTGATAGGAATCAAACAGATAGCAAGGCCTTTGGTATCCTTGGACGTGTACACCAGCTTACTGGGGAGAAGCGTGACGCTATTGAATGCTTTGAAAAGGCCTTACAAATTGATTGTGACAATGAAGAATATATAAGTGCTCTTTTGGAACTCCGGCTTTCCCTTCAGGCTTAA